The following coding sequences lie in one Cyanobacterium sp. Dongsha4 genomic window:
- a CDS encoding type II toxin-antitoxin system HicB family antitoxin: MSQYTMVIEWSQEDQLFLVTIPEFADKVMMPYCHGKTRQEAIENGEEVIEMYLEIWQEKGDMIPQPKSLQVA; encoded by the coding sequence ATGAGTCAATATACTATGGTAATTGAATGGTCACAAGAAGATCAACTTTTTTTAGTAACAATACCTGAATTTGCGGATAAAGTAATGATGCCTTATTGTCACGGTAAAACTCGTCAAGAAGCCATCGAAAATGGAGAGGAAGTGATCGAAATGTATTTAGAAATATGGCAAGAAAAAGGGGATATGATTCCTCAACCTAAAAGTTTACAAGTTGCTTAA
- a CDS encoding MAE_28990/MAE_18760 family HEPN-like nuclease gives MKIRTIEQLSDILAEDLAWRKKELSEVKSLIELKDISEQKHKLFLRSGICILYAHWEGFVKLASNSYLEFVRMQKLSYDQLASNFVALAMKEKLKETKDTNKPSLYIPVCDFFLFELNKKSNLPKEAISTASNLSSEMLKEIMSILGLNFADYSTKSKLIDEKLLKSRNEIAHGNYLLIDREEYLELHIEIINLLNIFKNQVENACLQEKYKRY, from the coding sequence ATGAAAATCAGAACCATAGAACAATTAAGCGATATACTAGCTGAAGATTTGGCATGGAGAAAAAAAGAATTATCAGAAGTTAAATCTTTAATTGAATTAAAGGATATTTCTGAGCAAAAACATAAACTCTTTCTTCGTAGTGGTATTTGTATATTGTATGCTCATTGGGAAGGGTTTGTTAAGTTAGCGTCTAATTCTTATTTAGAATTTGTCAGAATGCAGAAACTTTCTTATGATCAACTTGCTAGTAATTTTGTTGCTTTAGCAATGAAAGAAAAATTAAAAGAGACGAAAGATACAAATAAACCTTCTTTGTATATACCTGTATGTGATTTTTTTTTGTTTGAATTAAATAAAAAAAGTAATTTACCGAAAGAGGCTATTTCAACTGCGTCTAATCTTTCCTCAGAAATGTTGAAGGAGATAATGTCAATTTTAGGATTAAATTTTGCTGATTATTCCACTAAGTCTAAATTAATCGATGAAAAATTGTTAAAATCAAGAAATGAAATTGCACACGGAAATTATTTGTTAATTGATCGAGAAGAATATTTAGAGTTACATATAGAAATAATCAATTTACTAAACATATTTAAAAATCAAGTAGAAAATGCTTGTCTTCAGGAAAAATATAAAAGGTATTAA
- a CDS encoding DUF262 domain-containing protein, protein MENTLAKPKNLQEEIDQRRQEIRTDGYSMSIGELMSLYENKEINIYPDFQRFFRWTEYQKSTFIESILLGIPIPAIFVSQRDDGVWDVVDGVQRLSTIYEFAGILNKQKDDEIEELIALQKTIYLPSLQGKKWNDPNDPKNSLTPTQRLLIKRAKIAVNIVQKESDPMIKYELFQRLNMGGSIAKPQEVRNCILVMLNKKLFELIRNLANYEPFKNCVALSDRLYEEQYDMELVLRFVLLFDRDETKINELSSEVSEFLTNEMREMALKENLDYEKIERAFKTTFHFIDKTTGEDTFKKYKVEQERFLGGFLLSPFEVIALGIGYNYKQLPAENKMYDLIKQMWLDSTYLKNYGAGINAKTRFRNLIPLGRKLFASS, encoded by the coding sequence ATGGAAAATACTCTAGCCAAACCAAAGAATCTACAAGAAGAAATTGATCAAAGAAGACAAGAAATTCGTACCGATGGATATTCTATGTCAATTGGAGAATTAATGAGCTTATATGAAAATAAAGAGATTAATATTTATCCTGATTTTCAAAGGTTTTTTCGTTGGACTGAGTATCAAAAATCAACTTTTATAGAATCAATTTTATTAGGTATTCCAATTCCTGCCATTTTTGTTAGCCAAAGAGATGATGGTGTTTGGGATGTAGTTGATGGGGTGCAAAGATTGTCAACTATTTATGAATTTGCGGGTATTTTAAATAAACAAAAAGACGATGAAATTGAAGAATTAATAGCCTTACAAAAAACAATTTATTTACCTTCTTTACAAGGTAAAAAATGGAATGATCCCAATGATCCTAAAAATTCCCTAACTCCAACACAACGCTTATTAATAAAAAGAGCAAAAATTGCTGTAAATATAGTTCAAAAAGAAAGTGATCCCATGATTAAATATGAACTATTTCAAAGACTTAATATGGGTGGTTCGATCGCCAAACCTCAAGAGGTAAGAAATTGTATTCTAGTAATGCTCAATAAAAAACTATTTGAATTGATACGAAACTTAGCAAATTATGAACCATTTAAAAATTGTGTTGCTTTAAGCGATCGATTGTATGAAGAACAATACGATATGGAATTAGTTTTACGTTTTGTACTTCTTTTTGATAGAGATGAAACAAAGATCAATGAATTAAGTAGTGAAGTTAGTGAGTTTTTGACGAATGAAATGCGAGAGATGGCTTTAAAAGAAAATTTAGACTACGAAAAAATAGAAAGAGCTTTCAAAACAACATTTCATTTTATTGATAAAACCACTGGAGAGGATACTTTTAAAAAATACAAAGTTGAGCAAGAGAGATTTTTAGGCGGATTTCTTTTATCTCCGTTTGAGGTGATCGCATTAGGTATTGGATATAACTACAAACAATTACCAGCTGAAAATAAAATGTATGATTTAATTAAACAAATGTGGTTAGATTCTACTTATCTCAAAAATTATGGTGCAGGTATAAATGCAAAAACACGTTTCCGTAATCTTATTCCTCTTGGGAGAAAATTGTTTGCATCCTCATGA
- the acs gene encoding acetate--CoA ligase has protein sequence MSQPTIESILKEKRTFAPSSEFSEKASIKSWEQYQELYNKSVQDPVKFWEELAEKELHWFQKWDQVLDWSNPPFAKWFVNGKINISYNCLDRHLTTPRRNKAAIIWEGEPGDSRTLTYAQLHREVCQCANVMKQLGVKKGDVVAIYMPMIPEAAIAMLACARIGAVHSVVFGGFSAEALRDRINAAQAKLVVTADGGFRKDKVVALKEQVDLAIADNHAPSVENVLVVERTKEKVQMEAGRDHWWHDLQAGVSAHCEPEMMDSEDMLFILYTSGSTGKPKGVVHTTGGYNLYSHMTSKWIFDLRDNDVYWCTADVGWITGHSYIVYGPLSNGATSVMYEGVPRPSNLGCFWDVIEKYGVNIFYTAPTAIRAFIKMGEHHPNARDLSSLRLLGTVGEPINPEAWMWYHKVIGKEKCPIVDTWWQTETGGVMITPLPGATPTKPGSATHPFPGIIADVVDLDGNPVGDNEGGYLVVKHPWPGMMRTVYGDPDRFRNTYWEHIAPKDGQYLYFAGDGARRDEDGYFWVMGRVDDVINVSGHRLGTMEVESALVSHPAVAEAAVVGKPDEIKGEEIFAFITLEDGFTPSDELANELKAHVVQEIGAIARPGEIKFTEGMPKTRSGKIMRRLLRSLASGQEIAGDTSTLEDRSVLDKLREGA, from the coding sequence ATGTCTCAACCAACTATTGAATCGATACTTAAAGAAAAACGTACTTTTGCCCCCTCATCGGAATTTTCGGAAAAAGCCTCTATTAAAAGTTGGGAGCAATATCAAGAACTATACAACAAATCAGTACAAGATCCTGTTAAGTTTTGGGAAGAATTAGCAGAAAAAGAGTTACACTGGTTTCAAAAATGGGATCAGGTTCTCGATTGGAGTAATCCCCCCTTTGCTAAGTGGTTTGTCAATGGAAAGATAAATATTTCTTATAACTGCCTCGATCGCCACTTAACTACCCCAAGACGTAACAAAGCCGCGATTATCTGGGAAGGAGAGCCGGGGGATAGCCGTACTTTAACATACGCTCAACTCCATCGGGAAGTGTGTCAATGCGCCAACGTGATGAAGCAATTAGGAGTGAAAAAAGGGGATGTGGTTGCTATCTATATGCCCATGATTCCCGAAGCTGCGATCGCAATGTTAGCCTGTGCCAGAATTGGGGCGGTGCATAGTGTGGTATTTGGCGGATTCAGTGCCGAAGCCCTCAGAGACAGAATTAACGCCGCTCAAGCAAAATTAGTAGTAACTGCTGACGGTGGTTTCCGTAAAGATAAAGTGGTAGCTCTAAAAGAACAAGTTGACTTAGCCATTGCTGATAACCATGCCCCTAGCGTTGAGAATGTGTTGGTGGTAGAACGCACCAAAGAAAAAGTACAAATGGAAGCAGGTAGAGATCATTGGTGGCATGACTTACAAGCAGGAGTATCCGCCCATTGTGAACCCGAAATGATGGATAGTGAGGATATGCTATTTATTCTCTATACCAGTGGTAGCACGGGCAAACCGAAGGGGGTAGTTCACACCACAGGAGGGTATAACCTTTACTCTCACATGACGAGCAAATGGATTTTTGACCTCAGAGACAACGATGTTTACTGGTGTACTGCGGACGTTGGTTGGATTACAGGACACAGTTATATTGTCTATGGACCTCTTTCCAATGGTGCTACTAGCGTTATGTATGAAGGTGTACCTCGTCCTTCTAACCTCGGTTGTTTCTGGGATGTAATAGAGAAATACGGAGTAAATATTTTCTATACTGCACCCACTGCTATCCGTGCGTTTATCAAAATGGGAGAACATCATCCCAATGCCCGTGACTTATCTTCTTTAAGACTTTTAGGTACTGTGGGTGAACCTATTAACCCAGAGGCGTGGATGTGGTATCACAAGGTAATAGGGAAGGAAAAATGTCCCATTGTGGATACTTGGTGGCAAACGGAAACGGGAGGCGTTATGATTACTCCTCTCCCCGGTGCTACTCCTACTAAACCGGGTTCTGCTACTCATCCTTTCCCCGGTATTATTGCTGATGTGGTGGATTTAGACGGTAATCCCGTTGGTGATAATGAGGGGGGTTATTTGGTGGTTAAGCATCCTTGGCCTGGTATGATGAGGACAGTATATGGAGATCCCGATCGCTTCCGTAATACCTATTGGGAACATATTGCACCGAAAGATGGACAATATCTCTATTTTGCTGGAGATGGTGCGAGACGGGATGAGGATGGTTATTTCTGGGTAATGGGTCGTGTGGATGATGTAATAAATGTTTCTGGACACCGTTTAGGTACGATGGAAGTGGAATCGGCTTTGGTGTCTCATCCTGCGGTGGCTGAGGCGGCGGTTGTGGGTAAACCTGATGAAATTAAAGGGGAAGAAATCTTTGCTTTTATTACCCTCGAAGATGGTTTTACTCCTAGTGATGAGTTAGCAAATGAATTGAAAGCCCATGTTGTCCAAGAAATAGGTGCGATCGCACGTCCGGGAGAAATCAAATTTACAGAGGGAATGCCGAAGACGCGATCGGGCAAGATTATGCGTCGATTATTGCGTAGTTTAGCTTCTGGGCAAGAGATTGCAGGAGATACTTCTACTTTAGAAGATCGTAGCGTCTTAGATAAATTAAGAGAAGGAGCATAA
- a CDS encoding AAA family ATPase, with the protein MFTNLTVKNFRCFQNLTLNNISRLNLIGGMNNVGKTSLLEAIFLLLGANIPDLSLRINMFRGIEQFTNNYETMWGWLFNNKKIDNIIELIAENKNETKPEILTINLSSENFSLSPQQNMQDKPKSLSSLTTELIPNKLNLTYKKGDLKVDSNLMVTPEGLITGKREPIYLKPGIFISSKLRSNREDTERFSNLEKKNRQDKIVNILQLLEPRLERLAVLIEGGLPMIAGDIGIGELIPIAYMGEGISRLLSIILAIATTENGVVLIDEIENGLHYSKITDIWKGIDLISRQTNTQIFATTHSFECITSAHQAFNNDSNYDFTYHRLERVNDFIQVFSYDKETINTSVEMNFEMR; encoded by the coding sequence ATGTTTACAAATTTAACAGTTAAAAACTTCCGTTGTTTCCAAAATTTAACTTTAAACAATATATCAAGATTAAATCTAATTGGGGGGATGAATAATGTAGGTAAAACATCCTTATTAGAAGCAATATTCCTTTTGTTAGGTGCAAATATTCCTGATTTATCACTCAGAATTAATATGTTTAGGGGTATTGAACAATTCACAAATAATTATGAAACAATGTGGGGATGGCTATTTAATAATAAAAAGATAGATAATATTATTGAATTGATTGCAGAAAATAAAAATGAAACTAAACCTGAAATTTTAACAATTAACTTAAGTTCAGAAAATTTTTCTTTATCTCCACAGCAAAATATGCAAGATAAACCGAAATCACTTAGCTCATTAACGACAGAATTAATTCCAAATAAACTCAATCTAACTTACAAAAAAGGTGATTTAAAAGTAGATTCCAACTTAATGGTTACTCCGGAAGGCTTAATAACTGGAAAAAGAGAACCTATTTATTTAAAACCAGGAATTTTTATTTCCTCTAAACTTCGCTCCAATAGAGAAGATACAGAAAGATTTAGTAATTTGGAAAAGAAAAATCGTCAAGATAAAATAGTTAATATCCTACAGTTATTAGAACCTAGATTGGAGCGTTTAGCAGTTTTGATTGAAGGAGGTTTGCCTATGATTGCAGGAGATATTGGAATAGGAGAATTAATCCCAATTGCTTACATGGGTGAAGGAATTTCCCGCTTACTATCGATAATATTAGCTATAGCTACAACAGAAAATGGAGTAGTTTTAATTGACGAAATTGAAAATGGGTTACATTATTCGAAAATAACTGATATATGGAAAGGAATAGATTTAATTTCTCGTCAAACTAATACCCAAATATTTGCTACTACCCACAGTTTTGAATGTATAACATCAGCCCACCAAGCATTTAATAATGATAGTAATTACGATTTTACTTACCATCGATTAGAAAGAGTTAATGATTTTATTCAAGTATTTTCTTATGATAAAGAAACAATTAATACCTCTGTTGAAATGAATTTTGAAATGAGATAA
- a CDS encoding DUF3226 domain-containing protein, which yields MSQEIKQINKPKLLIGEGKDEIRFFQSFLKYLNICDMMVESYNGKDNLYSYLKTLVLRPNFSQLVSIGITRDADNKPIDDLFKSICSALKRANLSNPNNYNLSKSSKGTPKINIFILPDNQNSGMLETLCLKSLKNDISMNCVDKYFDCIRQKSDIFPKNIDKAKIHAWLASREISDKRLAEASEVGYFDFNNSAFDNLKEFIISL from the coding sequence ATGTCCCAAGAAATTAAACAAATTAATAAACCAAAATTATTAATTGGAGAAGGTAAAGATGAAATTAGATTCTTTCAAAGTTTTCTTAAATATTTAAACATTTGTGACATGATGGTAGAGTCTTACAATGGCAAGGATAACTTATATTCTTATCTAAAAACATTAGTATTGAGACCAAATTTTTCTCAATTGGTTTCTATTGGAATTACTAGAGATGCTGATAATAAACCCATTGATGACCTTTTTAAGAGTATTTGCTCTGCACTAAAAAGAGCAAATTTATCAAATCCGAATAATTATAATTTATCGAAATCAAGCAAAGGAACACCGAAAATTAATATATTTATTCTGCCAGATAATCAAAATTCGGGAATGCTAGAAACTTTATGCTTAAAATCATTAAAGAATGATATATCAATGAATTGTGTTGATAAATATTTTGATTGTATAAGACAAAAATCAGATATTTTCCCCAAAAACATAGATAAAGCTAAAATTCACGCTTGGTTAGCAAGTAGAGAAATTTCAGATAAACGATTAGCCGAAGCATCTGAAGTAGGTTACTTTGATTTTAATAACTCAGCTTTTGATAATTTAAAGGAATTTATCATATCCCTTTAA